The following proteins come from a genomic window of Aspergillus luchuensis IFO 4308 DNA, chromosome 3, nearly complete sequence:
- a CDS encoding uncharacterized protein (COG:G;~EggNog:ENOG410PW4X;~InterPro:IPR020846,IPR011701,IPR036259;~PFAM:PF07690,PF06609;~SMCOG1005:Drug resistance transporter, EmrB/QacA;~TransMembrane:14 (o20-46i58-75o87-106i118-139o145-168i175-196o208-231i243-262o282-304i316-340o346-364i376-402o408-435i491-512o);~antiSMASH:Cluster_3.7;~go_function: GO:0022857 - transmembrane transporter activity [Evidence IEA];~go_process: GO:0055085 - transmembrane transport [Evidence IEA]) — MSSNSFDLMCRTHAVGSVKLYSILTGIMIATFLISLDVSIIATAIPSITTRFHATTDIGWYGATYPLTMCALQPISGKLSSLLSLRWTYLSFYGIFLLGSLICGVANSSKMFIIGRAVAGAGGSGVVSGGLSVIALITTPEQRPLFTGLVTSLYALGTVVAPIIGGALAEHTWRWCFFINLPAGAVTVVTLLLFFHPPQNTGTQGVSFLKQLDLIGCALFIPSVIMVMLALQWGGDEYSWNSATVVGLFVGFAVTMTIFICWECYMGDEAMVPVVLLWGRSTTLSIAFAFLFLGSFVIPVYYLPEWFQIVKSASPIRSGVMLLPSVCTQVFGSLVCGISAKHLRYYNPWLFVGSVFLCIANGLYTTFTASSSSASWIGYEIFQGLGCGFAAQIPLLTVQLVFKDRPRYIPVGIATVLFTQYFGSAVMQSIGGAIFQNELKKQLQVQASLDHKQIEMLLNAGTLRVREVAVQAFPDRLVDIINAYNKAITTVFYLPIAGSALAFILAAGIPWVNTRSTPKDDVDCTEEADQLQSDKSANV, encoded by the exons ATGTCTTCAAATTCATTTGACCTAATGTGCAGGACACACGCCGTTGGTTCTGTGAAGCTGTACAGCATCTTGACCGGTATCATGATAGCTACGTTCCTGATATCATTGGATGTTTCTATCATTGCTACT GCCATTCCCTCGATAACGACTCGATTCCATGCTACAACAGACATCGGCTGGTATGGAGCTACCTATCCACTCACGATGTGCGCTCTTCAACCTATCAGTGGCAAGCTCTCTTCGCTGCTGTCATTGCGATGGACATACCTCTCTTTCTATGGCATATTTCTTCTAGGATCTCTGATATGCGGTGTGGCAAACAGTTCCAAAATGTTCATAATCGGAAGAGCagttgctggtgctggagggTCTGGGGTAGTATCGGGTGGTCTCTCAGTCATTGCGCTGATAACTACTCCGGAGCAGCGCCCCTTGTTTACTGGGCTGGTGACATCTCTCTATGCTTTGGGGACTGTTGTCGCCCCAATCATCGGAGGCGCTCTAGCTGAACATACCTGGAGGTGGTGTTTTTTCATCAACCTTCCAGCAGGAGCAGTGACTGTCGTGACGttgcttttgttttttcatcctcctcaaaacACTGGGACACAAGGTGTGTCCTTCTTGAAACAACTTGATTTGATCGGATGCGCTCTCTTCATACCCTCCGTCATAATGGTGATGTTGGCGTTGCAGTGGGGAGGTGATGAATATTCCTGGAACTCGGCGACCGTGGTCGGACTTTTTGTCGGCTTTGCCGTGACGATGACAATCTTCATCTGCTGGGAGTGCTACATGGGCGATGAGGCCATGGTTCCCGTTGTACTTCTGTGGGGCAGGTCCACAACGCTTAGTATTGCATTTGCCTTTTTGTTTCTGGGTTCATTCGTCATTCCGGTCTACTATCTACCGGAATGGTTTCAGATCGTCAAGTCAGCAAGCCCTATCCGCAGCGGAGTCATGCTTCTACCTTCGGTGTGCACTCAGGTTTTTGGTTCACTTGTCTGTGGAATTTCAG CCAAACACCTCAGATATTACAATCCGTGGCTCTTCGTTGGCTCTGTCTTTCTCTGCATCGCCAACGGTCTATATACGACATTCActgcatcttcatcgtctgcaTCTTGGATTGGTTATGAGATCTTTCAGGGCCTGGGCTGTGGATTTGCGGCCCAGATTCCCTTGCTTACCGTTCAGCTTGTATTCAAGGACAGACCGCGGTACATTCCAGTTGGGATAGCTACTGTTCTTTTCACGCAATACTTCGGAAGTGCAGTAATGCAAAGTATAGGGGGCGCTATCTTCCAGAAcgagctgaagaagcagctaCAAGTTCAAGCGTCGTTGGATCATAAGCAGATCGAGATGCTTTTGAATGCTGGAACCCTAAGGGTACGGGAAGTTGCTGTGCAAGCATTTCCGGACCGCTTAGTCGATATCATTAATGCATACAATAAAGCCATTACGACTGTATTT TATCTTCCAATAGCTGGTAGCGCTCTCGCATTCATTCTGGCCGCTGGTATTCCATGGGTCAATACTCGCTCGACTCCGAAAGACGATGTAGACTGTACAGAGGAAGCTGACCAACTCCAGTCTGACAAGAGTGCCAATGTGTGA
- a CDS encoding tRNA lysidine(34) synthetase (COG:D;~EggNog:ENOG410PPDA;~InterPro:IPR012094,IPR011063,IPR012795;~PFAM:PF01171;~antiSMASH:Cluster_3.7;~go_function: GO:0000166 - nucleotide binding [Evidence IEA];~go_function: GO:0005524 - ATP binding [Evidence IEA];~go_function: GO:0016879 - ligase activity, forming carbon-nitrogen bonds [Evidence IEA];~go_process: GO:0008033 - tRNA processing [Evidence IEA]) encodes MASSHLRHTSPGPLTVKHFIDSFQRIWLESRPARTGRKYDPHLPRRIGLAISGGADSMALAYLCKQWELTQRQTSNDTVSVTAFVVDHKAREESTREANMVAGWLDDMGLMTQILPLTWPSYSISAFETHARRLRFQALGQACRARNIETLLMGHHQDDNVETTLWRLCTGARGAGLAGIPAVTRIPECHGLYGVAESGSSMTLSKPANHTNYRIKTTNTNELRLTESPPTPTTQDQQKQYQISTGGISITRPLLSFPKRSLLATCKENNIPYVDDPTNFDPTLTPRNAIRSLLAEKKLPRALREESILSLMRKSNSLLRSVMENSNEILERCEVLEFAPDTGCLIIKFPPPSKKPTPTEMNKDTSSLTLRRITELISPFPENHFPLRSFEPFVSRVFPSHSSSPHSSPISQERGNTPAKQQSFTLGGVMFQPLRCDFSPPPSSTTTTTTPDFTNYKNTYLLTRQPYMRNRLPILPISVPIYSSSCYSTQHSGNTETSQRPTDASDWHLWDNRYWFRVTGTSIPPPSGAGAGAGPMSLSLVVRPLQKSDLKGIRMAASKEEMRVLMDRLGRDAPGLVRFTLPLLLYVGDGGKEVPLALPTIEMWLPGAEDTLKSMSCSVRWEWMYKMINREPLERMGWLKN; translated from the exons ATGGCATCATCCCACCTCCGCCACACATCCCCCGGCCCCCTAACCGTCAAACACTTCATCGACTCCTTCCAGCGCATATGGCTGGAGTCACGACCAGCCCGAACAGGGCGGAAATATGACCCTCATCTCCCACGCAGAATCG GCCTCGCCATAAGCGGCGGCGCCGACTCCATGGCCCTCGCCTACCTCTGCAAACAATGGGAACTTACCCAGAGGCAAACAAGCAACGACACCGTCTCCGTGACAGCATTCGTTGTGGACCACAAAGCCCGCGAGGAGAGTACTCGCGAAGCGAACATGGTTGCAGGCTGGCTTGACGATATGG GCCTAATGACTCaaatcctccccctcacctGGCCATCCTACTCCATCTCCGCCTTCGAAACCCACGCCCGGCGCTTGCGCTTCCAAGCTCTCGGGCAGGCCTGTCGAGCACGGAACATCGAGACGCTCCTCATGGGCCACCACCAAGACGACAACGTCGAGACGACTCTCTGGCGTCTCTGCACAGGGGCACGGGGCGCCGGACTAGCGGGTATTCCAGCGGTGACGCGCATTCCGGAATGCCATGGGTTATATGGGGTTGCGGAGAGTGGATCTTCAATGACATTATCGAAACCGGCAAATCATACTAACTATCGCATCAAAACTACGAACACCAACGAACTAAGACTTACAgaatcaccacccacccccacaACCCAGGACCAACAAAAGCAGTACCAAATATCAACAGGCGGAATCTCCATAACCCGCCCCCTCCTATCCTTCCCCAAACGATCCCTCCTCGCAACATGCAAAGAAAACAACATCCCCTACGTCGACGACCCTACAAACTTCGACCCAACCTTGACTCCCAGAAATGCCATCAGGAGTCTCCtcgcggagaagaagctcccACGTGCGCTGCGCGAAGAATCTATCCTTTCATTGATGAGAAAGAGTAATTCGCTTCTGAGGTCGGTGATGGAGAACTCAAATGAGATTCTTGAGCGGTGCGAGGTCCTCGAGTTCGCGCCGGATACGGGGTGTTTGATTATCAAGttccctccaccatcaaAGAAACCCACCCCAACTGAAATGAATAAAGACACATCATCCCTCACCCTCCGACGCATCACCGAACTCATCTCCCCATTCCCGGAGAACCATTTTCCGTTGCGGAGTTTCGAGCCTTTCGTTTCTCGCGTTTTCccttctcattcttcttctccccattcCTCTCCAATATCACAAGAACGAGGAAATACCCCAGCAAAGCAACAATCTTTCACGCTAGGAGGGGTTATGTTCCAGCCTCTTCGATGCGATTTctcaccacccccttcctcaaccaccaccacaaccacaccaGATTTTACAAACTATAAAAATACCTACCTCCTCACCCGCCAACCATACATGCGGAACCGTCTCCCTATTTTGCCCATTAGTGTGCCTATCTACTCATCCTCATGCTATTCAACCCAGCACAGCGGAAACACGGAAACGTCCCAAAGACCAACCGATGCATCGGACTGGCATCTCTGGGATAACAGGTACTGGTTCCGAGTTACAGGGACGAGTATACCGCCTCCATCAGGGGCAGGGGCAGGTGCAGGACCGAtgtcgctgtcgctggtTGTGCGGCCGTTACAAAAGTCTGATCTGAAGGGGATTCGCATGGCTGCGTCTAAAGAGGAGATGAGAGTATTGATGGATCGGTTGGGACGGGATGCGCCGGGGTTGGTTCGCTTTACTTtgccgttgttgttgtatgttggagatggagggaaggaggtgcCGTTGGCGTTGCCGACTATAGAGATGTGGTTGCCTGGAGCTGAAGATACTCTAAAGTCAATGTCATGTAGTGTCCGGTGGGAGTGGATGTATAAGATGATTAATCGGGAACCGTTGGAACGGATGGGTTGGTTGAAGAACTAG
- a CDS encoding putative Rho guanyl nucleotide exchange factor (COG:T;~EggNog:ENOG410PGG5;~InterPro:IPR000219,IPR035899,IPR021895;~PFAM:PF12015,PF00621;~antiSMASH:Cluster_3.7;~go_function: GO:0005085 - guanyl-nucleotide exchange factor activity [Evidence IEA]): MATVSTAPSDLPLEQLSLYHASDPYLSSIFIFYGPVATANATVSSSRIQAHILTPAGFQSYPRITVSPAAPLYAAVNHLPREKQGDEVSRGLAVSMLKYFAELSDPAKECLQTFARAGKPGLRLPKLFDEMHAAEIANRMTKIEHTADIVRDIRGAFQERKVPWVDIDVVLPAGVIQPPAPPDNDDDDVHDGNADLYDAPDLQYGRYTSLVRSLGAPMFLPTSRLKRAPSQPTNLSKSRLFSKGQKQALRLTMCEVVDTEERYVNKLYTLVCHVAEEFRLKAQARGPSSTSPNESDLATLFPPCLNEILEVNMGFLGVIRQVLEETEKEAIDDLTDDTELPGSVSQRSFSREETDAIGAVAFANALLDWFPRFSQPYADYMRAHTGFTQTLNSFMRDKHSSFSKRVYETGEQKLRSLLMEPVQRLPRYSLLIDTMTGSLPLVHPAVRPLLKARDVIKDICSLDDASSTNHDQSFRRLKELVDGWPSTILPTGRLITAVDFNELTPPYHLDVPPIEPSAGIMLIYKNCLVLLSKPVGAKTTARGLLADLDNAAAATNTAPNSPASSELRVVQVYDLHTVRCTQSTCGRILFLAPASATSRPDQNTTVDLLALEPVSMYEGRASRIIEEIAKAKIEGRFSESERESGKWSLRSPTGTVGNLGILACVFEEAPEEAAQRANLSKIRVIFDTPRAECSQKLKESDLEVIVSVSLANEDQYRVDVDSVVGTASSDMVTVDSFVPVLSKRLLNVLLPLHGPRNRTMTESIVHSNFDILRYLAGHLMAQFKVPRGFRPPSPSKLLSSLLGGSQSKDSNASSSKAPTSATLLGEYPKMPPPRGNMSRSNTLPSVFPGKEESPVKISVVGAPPTKGEESPFSALEQTFAAYALALQSRSGNIVGRSLRGRDNVDRSSVNELYNILLEDPGRIQAAAEVPVDTLFVAFETFMTNAWREHMGPVIDSPSLRILQAQFDNMFPRDFDESFRRFLADQSPQNRRALASMIRLLAELLDASGSDGDRGALTAAFAEVLTIDGDPMQHISLLDRLVDDFDNLFDEYIPGGASLEGTLNCDQTKSVSQTAGSMNSNASSFRKRFGFGLHRENSKLEGESKVSSILRTLSKGKGSGDSEPGTPKGSLLRSKSIDIDTSLGSLLRPGSRDRPGASLSQEHLRRPGSSQEQPPSLSSVRGIPTNTNGVVKVRRKRRSSLSDLRPGTASSDVSIVSSVGQRPATPSSISNQFQADVATPAGQARPQTSHGSGSTVRSTSPAKGGSPTRMPSPTRRSPTRPVTPSRKENIDPKMPQTERATRRKGEASVSPTQEAKRRSRATSIPSSRAPGLKERPLQVNGSDARRLQPTSSQKTPKLRLQSPQKLRDRLNSEKRAQNMAQLGLKDELDLIGEELRAMRLTPSLVRGDAQGHESLDEPFASPTANSFLVSRVHNLEMKFETLSGEFNGRTTAIEKDLESSLVVSEKRAKKLDELYREASAENEALYDRFNSELSKIAKDVRAGNVEDALKTQLSSALEEIGRLKKENFRLKREVGGLRAQQAAVALLKASE, translated from the exons ATGGCGACGGTCTCAACCGCCCCATCGGACCTGCCTCTGGAGCAGCTTTCCTTATACCATGCCTCCGATCCCTATTTATcgtccatcttcatcttctacGGTCCCGTCGCAACTGCAAATGCCACCGTCAGCAGTTCGCGCATCCAGGCGCATATCCTCACCCCCGCCGGCTTCCAAAGCTACCCGCGCATCACCGTCTCCCCCGCCGCCCCCTTATACGCTGCGGTCAACCACTTGCCCCGAGAAAAGCAAGGCGATGAAGTCAGTCGTGGTCTCGCCGTCAGTATGCTGAAGTACTTCGCAGAGCTGTCGGACCCCGCCAAAGAGTGCTTGCAGACCTTCGCCCGCGCCGGGAAACCGGGGCTCCGACTGCCCAAGCTCTTTGATGAAATGCACGCGGCGGAAATAGCAAATCGCATGACCAAAATAGAACATACCGCCGACATTGTGCGCGACATTCGTGGCGCTTTCCAAGAGCGCAAGGTTCCCTGGGTGGATATCGATGTGGTCCTCCCCGCCGGTGTCATCCAGCCTCCTGCCCCGCCCGataacgatgatgatgatgttcatgATGGTAATGCGGATTTGTACGATGCCCCCGATCTTCAATACGGACGCTATACATCTCTGGTACGATCCCTCGGAGCGCCCATGTTCCTCCCCACTTCCCGACTGAAGCGCGCCCCGTCGCAACCGACCAACCTGAGCAAGTCCCGGCTCTTCTCGAAAGGCCAGAAACAAGCTCTGCGCTTGACCATGTGCGAAGTGGTGGATACGGAGGAGAGATATGTGAACAAGCTTTACACTTTGGTGTGTCatgtggcggaggagttcCGGTTAAAGGCCCAGGCCAGAGGCCCATCGAGCACCAGCCCCAATGAGTCCGATCTGGCCACGCTCTTTCCACCATGCTTGAATGAGATTCTTGAGGTCAACATGGGCTTTCTAGGGGTGATTCGACAGGTTCTCGAGGAGACGGAAAAAGAAGCCATTGATGACCTCACCGATGATACAGAACTGCCGGGGTCGGTGTCGCAACGATCTTTCTCGCGGGAGGAAACGGATGCGATTGGCGCAGTGGCCTTTGCCAACGCGCTCCTAGACTGGTTTCCCCGATTTTCCCAGCCGTACGCTGATTATATGCGGGCTCATACCGGCTTCACGCAGACGCTCAATTCATTCATGAGAGACAAGCACTCGAGCTTCTCGAAGCGCGTCTACGAGACCGGAGAGCAGAAGCTGCGCTCCCTCCTCATGGAGCCGGTGCAACGTCTTCCTCGCTATAGTCTCCTGATCGACACGATGACCGGGAGTCTCCCTCTGGTTCACCCGGCCGTCCGACCACTACTGAAAGCGCGCGATGTTATCAAGGACATTTGCTCGCTGGATGACGCTTCGTCAACGAACCACGACCAGAGTTTCCGACGGTTGAAAGAGCTGGTGGACGGATGGCCCTCTACGATTCTACCGACCGGCCGCCTGATCACCGCCGTGGATTTCAACGAGCTAACCCCGCCCTATCATCTCGATGTCCCACCCATCGAGCCCAGCGCGGGCATTATGCTAATTTACAAGAACTGTCTGGTATTACTATCGAAGCCAGTGGGTGCGAAGACCACAGCGCGTGGTCTCCTGGCCGATCTGGATAACGCCGCCGCGGCAACCAATACCGCACCCAATTCGCCCGCCTCATCCGAACTCCGAGTGGTGCAAGTATACGACTTGCACACCGTGCGATGTACGCAGTCCACGTGTGGCCGGATTTTGTTCTTGGCCCCGGCATCCGCCACCTCAAGACCCGACCAGAACACGACAGTGGATTTGCTTGCACTCGAGCCGGTGTCCATGTACGAAGGCCGTGCGAGCCGAATCATAGAGGAGATTGCGAAAGCCAAGATCGAGGGCCGATTCTCTGAAAGCGAGCGCGAAAGTGGCAAGTGGTCGCTGCGCAGCCCCACCGGTACAGTGGGAAATCTCGGGATCCTCGCATGTGTGTTTGAAGAAGCGCCGGAAGAGGCCGCGCAGAGAGCCAATCTGTCGAAGATCCGGGTGATTTTCGATACTCCTAGGGCAGAGTGCAGCCAAAAGTTGAAAGAGTCCGACTTGGAGGTGATAGTATCCGTGTCTCTGGCCAATGAAGACCAATACCGGGTAGATGTTGATTCCGTAGTCGGCACTGCCTCCTCAGACATGGTTACCGTGGATAGTTTCGTGCCCGTGCTATCCAAGCGCT TGCTAAATGtgctcctccctctccatggGCCTCGAAATCGAACGATGACGGAGTCAATCGTACATTCCAACTTTGACATTCTTCGGTACCTTGCCGGCCACCTCATGGCTCAGTTTAAGGTTCCCCGTGGCTTCCGCCCCCCTTCGCCATCAAAATTGCTCTCCAGCCTTCTCGGGGGGAGTCAGTCCAAGGACAGCAATGCATCCAGCTCCAAAGCACCGACTTCGGCAACTCTACTGGGAGAGTACCCTAAAATGCCTCCGCCCCGAGGCAACATGTCGCGCTCTAACACACTGCCTTCGGTGTTTCCtggaaaggaggagagcCCGGTCAAGATCTCAGTGGTGGGCGCTCCACCGACCAAGGGCGAGGAAAGTCCATTTAGTGCGTTGGAGCAAACATTTGCTGCTTATGCACTCGCACTGCAGTCTCGGAGTGGGAACATTGTCGGACGGTCTCTTCGCGGGAGGGATAATGTCGATCGGTCGTCGGTCAATGAGCTGTACAACATCCTGCTGGAAGACCCTGGACGGATccaagcagcagctgaaGTGCCCGTCGACACGCTTTTCGTGGCCTTCGAGACGTTCATGACCAATGCGTGGAGGGAACACATGGGCCCCGTTATCGACTCCCCGTCGCTAAGGATTCTGCAGGCGCAATTTGACAACATGTTCCCGCGGGACTTTGACGAGAGTTTCCGACGATTCTTGGCGGACCAGAGTCCCCAGAATCGTCGTGCGCTGGCTTCCATGATCCGGCTGCTGGCGGAGCTGCTGGATGCCTCGGGTAGTGATGGTGATCGGGGAGCCTTGACTGCGGCCTTTGCAGAAGTTCTAACTATCGACGGCGACCCAATGCAGCACATCTCTCTGCTAGACCGACTAGTGGATGACTTTGACAACCTGTTCGATGAATATATTCCTGGTGGTGCTTCATTGGAAGGGACTCTCAACTGCGACCAAACAAAGTCGGTTTCCCAGACTGCAGGTTCCATGAATTCGAACGCATCCTCCTTCCGGAAGCGTTTCGGCTTCGGTCTGCACCGAGAAAACTCTAAGCTGGAGGGCGAAAGCAAGGTCTCGTCTATCCTCCGGACCCTGAGCAAGGGTAAGGGCTCGGGTGACTCAGAGCCCGGTACGCCAAAGGGGTCGCTTCTACGGTCCAAGTCGATCGACATCGATACCAGTCTAGGATCTTTGTTACGACCGGGCTCCCGAGACCGCCCAGGTGCATCCCTCTCCCAAGAACATCTTCGACGACCAGGTAGTTCTCAGGAGCAACCACCGTCTCTGTCCTCCGTTCGTGGGATCCCGACAAATACAAATGGAGTGGTGAAAGTGCGCCgcaagagaagaagctcCCTCTCAGACCTGCGACCCGGCACTGCCTCTTCCGATGTATCTATTGTTTCTAGTGTGGGACAACGACCTGCAACTCCGTCATCTATTTCCAATCAATTCCAGGCCGATGTGGCGACTCCTGCTGGACAGGCGCGACCGCAGACTAGTCATGGCTCAGGTTCTACCGTCCGAAGCACATCACCGGCCAAGGGTGGCTCTCCCACCCGGATGCCTTCGCCAACCCGCCGATCACCGACACGCCCAGTGACGCCCAgccgaaaagaaaatatcgATCCCAAAATGCCGCAGACGGAACGCGCCACGAGAAGAAAAGGCGAGGCCTCGGTGTCTCCTACGCAAGAGGCCAAGAGAAGGTCACGCGCTACAAGCATTCCCTCGTCTCGGGCCCCTGGTCTGAAGGAGAGACCGCTTCAAGTCAACGGCTCTGATGCAAGACGCCTGCAACCGACGTCTTCTCAGAAGACCCCCAAACTGCGGTTGCAGAGCCCCCAAAAG CTTCGGGATCGCCTTAATAGTGAAAAGAGAGCACAGAACATGGCGCAGCTAGGTCTCAAGGATGAGCTCGATCTCATCGGTGAGGAACTACGGGCGATGAGACTTACTCCATCGTTAGTCAGAGGTGACGCACAAGGGCACGAGTCCCTTGACGAGCCATTTGCCTCGCCAACCGCGAATTCGTTCTTGGTGTCGCGCGTCCACAACCTCGAGATGAAGTTTGAAACGCTATCTGGGGAGTTCAATGGCCGCACCACGGCGATTGAAAAGGATCTGGAGTCGTCTCTGGTGGTCAGCGAGAAACGTGCCAAGAAGCTCGACGAACTTTATCGTGAAGCCAGCGCTGAAAACGAAGCTCTTTACGATCGATTCAACTCCGAACTGAGCAAAATCGCTAAAGATGTGAGAGCTGGAAATGTCGAGGATGCGCTCAAAACACAACTGTCGTCGGCCCTGGAGGAGATTGGCcggttgaagaaggaaaattTCCGGCTCAAACGTGAAGTGGGAGGGTTACGCGCGCAGCAAGCCGCGGTGGCCTTATTGAAGGCAAGTGAGTGA